The Paraburkholderia agricolaris genome includes the window GTGGAAATCGCGGTCGAGCGAAACGGAATACTGCTCGAGCGGCTGGATCGGGGAGAACTGGACCTGGTGCTCGTGATGGGTTACGCAAACCGTCCAGACGCCGAACATCTTGCGACGCTGCCGATGACATGGATTGGAGCGGCCGGGATCGACATTGACCTACGTCCCGGTGTTCCCCTGGACCTGGCCTTGTACAACTCACCGTGCTTTTTCCGCCGTGCCGGAATCGAGGCGCTCGACAACGCGAGCATCCCGTGGCGATTGGCTTACACCACAGCGAGCCTCCAGAGTCTGTGGGCAGGCGTTGCCGCCGGCCTTGGCATCACGTTGAGAACGGCCGCCGGATTGCCGCAGTCTCTTCGCCCACTCGATGGCAGGAATGGACTTCCGCCGCTGCCGACGGTTGAACTCTGCCTGCATACCGGACCAAGTGATAGGCCGGCCGCCCTGGCGGAGCTCAAGCAGGTCGTGATTGAAAATGCGGTAGCGAATCTGGGCTCTTAAGCAGGGGAAATCGGCAGAGCGCGCCTTTTTTCGACGCTCGCACAATATTCGTAGCCTCGAAACGTCTTTGGATGCATGGTGCTGCCAATCGCAGCGAGCGTGATGGCAGCACCGAAGCGCGGCATCATCGTTAGTAAAGCGTAATGATCAAGTCCGCAACAACGACCCGGCGCCGGCGATTCCGCCAGCGCCATCGAGCTAACGAGGTAAGGGCATGTCTCCCTCAGGCACCATTCTTCTCAATCAACTGCACGAACAGAACACCGTCGAGACGATTGGCCGAGCACGTTCGCAGTTCCATGGCTCAAACGAGGCGTTCGCGGAACTGGCGGAGCAATACACTTCGCTTGCTCCTCGACTGCGAGGGAAGTTTCTCCGCATGTACGGCTTGTCTAGTGAAGACTCGTATTTCTCGCAAGGGACCGATCTGTCGTTAGCGGTGTCCGCCGGGATGGGACACTTTTTGCGCAACCTGGTCCTTTCGCACCGGCCAGCGCGGATTCTGGAACTGGGCAGTTCAGTTGGCGTATCGACGCTGTATTTCGCCGACGCGCTCTGCAAGTTGGGCCGCGGTACGGTTGTGGCGACCGAACTGGATTCTGCAAAGTGCGCACGTCTTCGCGAACATGTCCGAATGGCAGGCGTGGAGTCTTATGTCGATCTTCGGGAAGGCGATGTGTTCCAGACCGTCGCGGAACTGGATGGATTCTTCGACTTCGTCTTTATCGACGTATGGGCCGACACTTACCTCCGCCTGTTCAGGCAGATTGAGCGTCTCCTGCGTCCGGGATCAATCGTGCTCGCCGACAATATGTACACCGCCGAAGACGCCGTTGGTACCTACAAGGACTACATCGAGAAAAATCCAGGTTTTTCAAGCACGACTCTGGACTTCGAATCGGGCGTCGAATTTACCGTCGTGGTCTCCTAGCGCGGACTGTCAGTTCAGCATCTTTTCCTCGGGGCGCAACGTCAAGACCCGCACGCCGTTTCGGGTGACTGCTACGGTGTGCTCAAATTGCGCGGACAGTTGGCCATCGCGCGTGACGACCGTCCAGCCATCTTCTTCGGTCTGAACGGCATGCCGACCCTGGTTAATCATCGGTTCGATGGTGAACACCATTCCTTCCTGCAGCACCAGGCCTGTGCGCGGCTTTCCCCAATGCAGCACCTGGGGAGGTTCGTGCATTTCACGGCCAATGCCATGCCCGCAATATTCCCTCACGACCGAATAGCCGTTTCTCCGGGCGTGCCGCTCGATGGCATGCCCCACATCGCCAAGTCTGGCGCCTGGACGAACGGCACTGATTCCTTTCCACATCGCTTCGTAGGTCACTTGCACGAGCCGTTTGGCCAACGGCGGCACCTGACCGACAAGATATGTTTTGCTGGAATCAGCGATATAGCCATTTTTCTCTAGCGTGATATCGAAATTAACAATATCCCCGCTTTGCAATATCTCGGTCGTGGATGGAACGCCGTGGCAAACCACGTTGTTGCGGGAAGAGTTAAGCGCGTAGGCGTAGCCGTACTGCCCTTTGCTTGCCGGACGTGCGTTGAGTTCATTCACGATGAGGCTATCGACCAGATTGTTGATCTGCATGGTCGACATGCCGATCAGGTCCAGCCGATCCACATGACCGAATACGTCCGCCAGCAACTTGCC containing:
- a CDS encoding LysR substrate-binding domain-containing protein gives rise to the protein MPLPNLDMDALRTLLISQQAGSLNRAAERIGRSQSAVSQQMRKLEEQVGQPLFRRQGRGLVLTESGDLVLSYARRILDLNDEVVRTVRGASVAGVVRFGLPGDFAETWLPAALGQFKRTHPGVRVEIAVERNGILLERLDRGELDLVLVMGYANRPDAEHLATLPMTWIGAAGIDIDLRPGVPLDLALYNSPCFFRRAGIEALDNASIPWRLAYTTASLQSLWAGVAAGLGITLRTAAGLPQSLRPLDGRNGLPPLPTVELCLHTGPSDRPAALAELKQVVIENAVANLGS
- a CDS encoding O-methyltransferase; the protein is MSPSGTILLNQLHEQNTVETIGRARSQFHGSNEAFAELAEQYTSLAPRLRGKFLRMYGLSSEDSYFSQGTDLSLAVSAGMGHFLRNLVLSHRPARILELGSSVGVSTLYFADALCKLGRGTVVATELDSAKCARLREHVRMAGVESYVDLREGDVFQTVAELDGFFDFVFIDVWADTYLRLFRQIERLLRPGSIVLADNMYTAEDAVGTYKDYIEKNPGFSSTTLDFESGVEFTVVVS
- the map gene encoding type I methionyl aminopeptidase, producing MTKRPEEIALLAESGKLLADVFGHVDRLDLIGMSTMQINNLVDSLIVNELNARPASKGQYGYAYALNSSRNNVVCHGVPSTTEILQSGDIVNFDITLEKNGYIADSSKTYLVGQVPPLAKRLVQVTYEAMWKGISAVRPGARLGDVGHAIERHARRNGYSVVREYCGHGIGREMHEPPQVLHWGKPRTGLVLQEGMVFTIEPMINQGRHAVQTEEDGWTVVTRDGQLSAQFEHTVAVTRNGVRVLTLRPEEKMLN